One segment of Neoarius graeffei isolate fNeoGra1 chromosome 20, fNeoGra1.pri, whole genome shotgun sequence DNA contains the following:
- the LOC132869064 gene encoding uncharacterized protein LOC132869064 translates to MLFWDEGMTQPVSQTLYQREGEHTLYVDADFTTALQIVPRRSTTENIAAELPVNQVFSREHTLYLIDVMREHLLKDEAELPGNLTELNKRIKMARGKKRSFWQEVSEKLKNQFQMQFDVDRVARKWTTLEDGYKKAVDNNTSTGKGPTKFQFYKEMGELLGGQHDIDFPVVGTSKGITVRRPEAIKPMKQPLMQHDSSNEEGELSSPTAQSSDSEGTSTSRPPFAQKRKRGEETVTRVITCFKECEEAAQRRHEEMMEQIKTTNALFKQMLQNVREQQ, encoded by the exons ATGCTGTTCTGGGACGAGGGGATGACCCAACCAGTGTCGCAAACCCTCTACCAACGGGAAGGGGAACACACATTGTATGTGGATGCTGACTTCACCACTGCTCTGCAGATTGTACCCCGCAGGTCTACAACAG AGAACATTGCTGCAGAGCTGCCTGTGAACCAGGTGTTCTCCAGAGAGCACACCCTGTACCTCATAGATGTAATGAGGGAACACCTCCTAAAGGATGAAGCCGAACTGCCTGGCAATCTAACTGAGCTGAACAAAAGAATCAAGATGGCAAGGGGGAAGAAGCGGTCCTTCTGGCAGGAAGTTTCGGAGAAGCTCAAAAACCAGTTCCAAATGCAGTTCGATGTCGACAGGGTAGCTAGGAAGTGGACCACCCTTGAAGATGGCTACAAAAAGGCTGTAGATAACAACACATCCACAGGGAAAGGCCCAACTAAATTCCAGTTTTACAAAGAAATGGGGGAACTCCTGGGGGGACAACATGACATTGATTTCCCTGTTGTTGGCACATCGAAGGGCATCACTGTTAGGCGGCCTGAAGCCATCAAGCCAATGAAGCAACCCTTGATGCAGCACGACTCATCTAATGAGGAAGGCGAGTTGTCTTCTCCCACAGCCCAGTCCTCCGATTCTGAGGGGACTTCAACCTCACGCCCACCTTTTGCACAGAAAAGGAAGCGTGGGGAGGAGACTGTCACACGGGTCATCACCTGCTTTAAGGAATGTGAGGAGGCAGCACAGCGTCGTCATGAAGAAATGATGGAGCAAATCAAAACCACCAATGCTTTATTCAAGCAGATGCTGCAGAATGTACGTGAGCAACAATAA
- the LOC132869065 gene encoding uncharacterized protein LOC132869065, giving the protein MQDRTFKSHLRVTREQFHLLCDQLRQHGLTDDNSTGGPARIPVQKKVVMVLWYLANQNCFRELADKFDVSQGAAHNVIMKMLDRICAIAEHHIVWPNDCQKAVQAALFKRLCGIDGIVGAIDGCHIRIQRPPVRGGDYLNRKAYYSVLLQGIVDDQGRFIDIFAGPPGRVHDARMLRLSPFFADHVQKLGDYKLLGDGAYLCNAFPFIVTPKRDNGALGEGDLRRNGMICRGRVVVEQAFGRLKCKWRRLRDIQNCRVDVIVKIIVAACALHNFCIGESEITCDEHPHGCPREGDDNE; this is encoded by the coding sequence ATGCAGGACAGAACTTTCAAGAGCCACCTGAGGGTTACCAGAGAGCAATTTCACCTACTCTGTGATCAACTGAGGCAGCATGGCTTGACAGATGACAACTCAACAGGAGGTCCAGCCAGAATCCCTGTGCAGAAAAAAGTGGTGATGGTGCTCTGGTATCTGGCAAACCAAAACTGTTTTCGTGAGCTGGCAGATAAATTTGATGTGAGTCAAGGAGCAGCCCATAATGTCATAATGAAAATGCTTGACCGAATCTGTGCCATTGCAGAACACCACATTGTCTGGCCAAATGACTGCCAGAAGGCAGTCCAAGCAGCCTTATTCAAAAGGCTGTGTGGAATAGATGGGATAGTGGGAGCAATTGATGGATGTCATATTAGAATCCAGCGACCACCTGTTAGGGGGGGGGATTATTTAAACAGGAAGGCCTACTATTCTGTGCTGTTGCAGGGCATTGTTGACGACCAGGGGAGGTTCATAGATATTTTTGCTGGGCCACCTGGAAGAGTACATGATGCACGCATGCTGAGGCTATCCCCATTCTTCGCAGATCATGTACAGAAGTTAGGAGACTACAAATTACTGGGGGATGGTGCATACCTTTGCAATGCCTTCCCCTTCATTGTCACTCCAAAAAGAGATAATGGGGCATTGGGAGAGGGTGACCTGCGCCGAAATGGAATGATTTGCAGAGGGAGGGTAGTAGTGGAACAGGCATTTGGCCGCTTGAAGTGCAAGTGGAGACGCCTCCGTGACATACAAAATTGTCGCGTGGATGTGATCGTGAAAATAATTGtagcagcttgtgcacttcacaatTTCTGCATTGGAGAGTCTGAAATTACATGTGATGAGCATCCCCACGGGTGCCCTCGAGAAGGGGATGACAATGAATAA